The genomic stretch ataagtgaaaaattaaaagataacaGCCAAATAGCAATCACAAAGAGCAGAGCCATTTGTCCTGATTGGCTTTTGAAACTAACAGTTTAAAACTACATTAACATAACTCTGACTAAGCCAATTAGATTCCAGCCACAATACAGTTCTACAAAATCTAATCAGAGTGCAGCACATAACATTAACATACCTTAACTGCTAGTTCTCCAATAGCCCACCATGCATTATTTGCTATTAAAATAGCCTCTTTAACCTTAGAAATTTCCTGTATAGATAACATAGTACATTAGCAACATAATTGAAAAAATACAACCACCGAGAGAGAAATTATACCATCTTAATTAGGTCTACTCTCTTTAATGATACTTTTCTAAGTCTTCTACAAGTCATCATCAAATCACCGAGAGAGAAATTATACCATCTTAATTTATTCATTCAAACTTCAAATGTATTTATTTTCTCCCTAAAGTTATAGCTAACAGCATCTGATGAAACATGAGAATGCTGTTGAGATGGCACAAATTACTTAAAAGAAccaaaagatattaaaattgtACCCAAAAAAAAGGAATTCCAACACATAAAAGGGTATCGGCACAAGTGAGAGATGATTAATTGAGGACCAACTTAAGGACAGTCAACAATTCCAATAACTCGAAATCACATTCCTGCACCAAGTATTAAACTACAATAACACTGCTGATTTACAAGCCTCACCTATATTTCTCTTTGAACATCAGTTCTTTTTTTCTCCCACCCAAAAACTTGAAAGATGGAACCTTCTGCACGATTAACAGTAAGGGAAAGATGAATATGAATTGAATGGGAGATTAACCGTCAAGATAAAGAAAGACAGTCTCGATTTGGAAACCTTCCATGGGAAGctattaaaaataacataccTGATTCAGCTCCCCACCAACAGCTTCAGCTAGAGTTCCAATGGCATCATATACAATTCTGAGATTTTGTCTCTAAGGTTTAGAACAAGAAATCACAACTGTGTATATTGTCATTGCAATCAAAAGACGAACGTCAGAATAAAACCTGATATTTCCCAAACGCTAGCATCAGGTGCTTCGATATAATTTCTACACCGTTTGAGATATCTACATATTATATGCACATTCTTAAATTTCAGAACCCCCAAATTGAAAACCTTAAAATTGGAACCCTAAACCTCCCAAATTTCAGAACTATACATCACTCACCTGCGTTAACGGAATTTGTTAACTATTCAGAATAGAACAGAACAGAAAACTGAATAAACACCAACTAATGATTTCATTTTCAAGCAGCTGAACACACACGCACGCACACTGCTTAAAACAGAAAATCTTTAGAACCAAAATTGAAGGCATGCACAAACCAGAGTAAGCAAAATGCAAGCTGAAGCAAATTCGCAGAGTAGCACTGTTGCACACACATGCCATTATAATAGCCCCGTTCTTGAGAACACCCCTATCAAATCAAACAATGCAAGCTGATAAGCAAAAGGTGAATCAAATCAGAACCCTAAAATCGGAACCCTCTAAAATTTTAGAACCAAATGAAGGTGAATACATACCTTCTCGACGACGGTGAGCGAAGAGAGGACGATGCTGAGTGCAGATCTTCCCGATGGTGAGCTCGAAGTGACAGCCAGAGCAGAAGGATGAAGAGGAGCGACGATTCTCCAGTGGCGAAGTGGTGTGCGTGAGTGGTGAGTGGAAAGTGGGGAAGAGGGGCGACGGTGACGGCGTGGGGAAGAGGCACCGGCGTGAGGGTGAGCTTTCTCTGATTTTTTGGTGATGCTCAATGGCGCGAAGGGGAAAAGGGGGAAATGGAGAAAGGAGGCCAGGTCACGTTTAAGGCTGGGTTTGGTAAAGCTTTTTCAGGAGGTGCTTGTGCTTTTACGTCATTTTGCGTTTGGTAAATTAAAAAGCTCAAGTGCTTGTGCTTGCGGCTTTTAAAAGTTAGGGGTGCTTTTGAAAGCACCTAGGAGGGAGCTTTTCAAAGCTGGCTTATGCTtaccaaatttttttcattttcccGTACATATTTCCCGCTATTATATTGCCATTAAAATCTTCATATATTTCTAACTTCTCTTCCTAACCTTCATAAAATCTAACACAAtcttcatatatttttatttttcaacctAATCTTCACAAATTTCAACACAAATACATCTCTATCACATATTAGGTATGAACTTCtatctatttatattattttttttgcgttaattttgtattttttcagtAGATCTATTatctttgtttgtttttttctgTTCTTTGAAACGGGAAGAGGTTGATGAAAAccaatcataaaattttttttgcatgAGCATTAGtacaaattataataacaacatgtatatacatatgtaaatatagatatataatcATAAGAGTAGTTTATTTGAGATATGTGTCCCATTTTTTATGATCTGTAAAGGTGAGCCAATATACATAGGTGGGTAATGGACGTACCCAGTACTAACATTGGATTACATACAAATTTTATGatacttatataaaattttaaagttaaaaaatagaagaatttatttattatattatgtttattatgaattttttattttaacattattttattttaaaatattatataaaattttaaagaatttgaaaaaaaaattatttttttgttataaacatgtttattataattttttcaacTTTTAAAAGCTGTTTTACCAAACACAATTATGGTGCTTGTACTTATTAAAAGccatttttaatttgattttaccAAACGTAAGTGCTGCAGCTTTTAAATGCCCATCCAAACATTTCTCAAACCTTTTCCAAACCTCAATCATTTTCCAAGATTCAGCTAGTTCCAATATCAATTATTTTCAAAGCGAATCAGTACCCATAATAaatctctttttaaaatcaaacaagcTCAAATACTAAATCATTTATAAAGTCACTAACTCAAAATTAAACCATTTCCAAAGTTAATCCAGTTTCATATTCCAAATCATTTCCAAAGCTAATTCCTTTACATTATCGAAAATAGCTTCAAAACCAAGAAAAgctatttttcataataatcaacTAAATAACCTTTCAAACTAATTTCTTTTCAGCAATCACAAACTACTCAAGCAATCAAGCAATCAGTCATTCAGTCCAGCAAACAACCACATTTAGAAGACAATCATAATCACAGACATATGTTCTCTCACATTAATATCTAGTTATCACAACTCTGTAATATAAATTAGATTATAAGAAAAACCCTACCTCAATTAACCGAGTTCGCACAAATTTAATCGTGATAATTCCCTCTCCTACTAATTCATGGCAGCAGATGCGACTCTCACGCAATTAAAACGGCAATGGCAGCAACTGAAACAGCGGTAGCGGTAATGTTAACCTTCACCGCAGTGGCCATGGTTGCAGCAAAATAAAAGATTCAGATTGGATAGGAATTAATAGCAATTACAACCCTGGGGATTCAAGACAAAGTAAGGACTAGAATTAAAATCAGAACATGGAAACCATAGCGGTGATAAAACAGAACATACAAATTGATCAAACCTAAGGGGACGATTAGACCAGTACCAAGATAGCAAAGTCAGAACTAGCAGCAGCTTTAGCAGTTTCCTGATGGCATCAACATTATCCCCTATGATGGTTCTAGCAGCGAATAGGAAAAATAAAGCAACAGTACTAATCAGAGACATTGATTTCCTTAGTTAGAACACGAGAAAGACAAAAGAACAAGATGGAAGCAGAGTAAAGACTAAACCTTACCGTTTCAAGAACGGAGATATTGGAACCGAAACAATAACTCCAACATCGGCTCAATCAACAGAACAGGGTGCAACAACAACGGTTTCAATCTAATTGATGGCAGCAGCGGTGGCGGAGCAGGACGGCATGAGAGCGGACCTCGTCCTTCTCCCCTTTGTCGCATTTTTGCTCCTCTGTCTTCCGTGCATCCCTCATGCTTTTCACTCTCCTCTGCCCTAATCAGTGTTGACTGTGTCTATGGTGATGAAGGCTTCAGCGTTAACGATGAAGTGCAGCGGCGCGTCGGTGGCCATGGAAGCACCGCGACAACAAGGTATCACCTCCCTCTTGCGCGACGCTCCTCCTGGTTCTCCCTTTCTCAGGCGCGACTCTTCCTCTCCAAACAACGCGATGGCAGCGGCGGCACCAAGTCCCGCGGCGAGATGACGATGCCGTGGAACACGAGCGGCGGGCTCCAGGCCGGCGGTGGCGGCTCGTGAGGACGACAACATCGAGGCGGCGGTGGCAGGACCCAGTGGCACCAGTGCAaccttcctcttctcttcttccccctcggttctctctttctctccacTATCCCTTttccctctctcttttttttccttttactgctgtTGTGTCTTAGGTTGACTTAAGAAGAAAGGAAAGCTGCTGCTGTGTATTGGGTTAAGTCAGTAAGGAAGAAAGGGCAAATGGCGGCTAATTTAGGGCGATTAGGGTTTATTTGGggtaaatttaataattttaataaaattaagggtaatagaataattaaaaatctattttaacCCAAtactaatatttattaaaaatactattttaattatcaacttataaattattttttaataaatattctaattcgataattagagataatataatgaattttctttctttatataattaaagtattaaattctaaaatctatattatttaactaaattgTACACAATTCTTATTCTTTTGCAACTGTTAAGctgtataatttaaatataaaaaattattcaataactataaaattaagtaaaatttttaatttaattgtcaaAACTTGACTTAATTacttctaataaaataatttctaaaataaaatctttaattaataaataaattaaaattaactcgtaataatatttttttgaaaattatgggTCTTACACACATTCTAGTCAtcgttcaatcgattgggtaacaTGACCAATCGAGTGATTTTTGCGAAAACCATTAGGCCTTGCAATTTTCAATTGATTGTTTTGTGGTAACCTGAAGTTCAATCAATTGAGTTATGGGAAcctgaaattcaatcgattgttttgtcaatccaatcaattgattttttaagaaacactattttaaaattttcgacggATGTAATGGATCAAAGATAAACCTTTAATTGATTGGGATTGCCAAAAAATTATTACGATCAATGAAAGATctatttcattattgtttttttattattaataaatataataaatgaatgataaaataataatttataaaataaaaaataatttttataattaaataaaatatataaaattaatttataattaaaattaaaaataaattatttaacaattattgaaaaattttaaaaatatattttgttatgaGATTATTTAATAGTCCAAAAGTTCTAAGATAAATTCTTTGCCATGTTAATAGCAATAGTGTGTGTGAATGAGTGTGTTGTGTAATGTATAAGCCACTTCAAGCATTATAAACACTTTCGAGGAGCTAtgaaataaattcaaaaactGACTGTAACTTGATTTAAATCTGGGATGTGAGGCTCAAGAGACTTAGCTCAGGTAACTTTGCCATTAGGCAAGGCTACATGTTACAAAGTTATATGTTAATTattgtatatattatatatcgaacctttttaattaaattattttatattcgttaaacttaattttaattttagtttttttatttattttttctcaaggatagaattttttaattatacactattatttaaataaatattaaattttattaaatatttttaaatttaaaaaggtCAAGTcaccaaaaatttaaaaaggtcaaatatcttttattaattataacatttctttttatgattatataattctttttaataaatacttaaaacatgtaataaatataaactaattaataaattattgaaatctaagaataattaatttaatacaaaaaacaaaatttaaaaaatacttattatgaaaataataaaatataattctatATAATTACTTAATTATAATTGGGTCACCAATATAATAATAACTAAACGATTGAATTGGtaattcaataatttaatattttaattaagtgaattatcaattcaattctaATAACTATGTTTAATAGACTAGTCAAAGAGATGCTTTGGaggttatttttttttcaaatgctCTCCTATATTCTTACTGCATAATTTTGTTTTACCTCTTATATCCACATTATTTCTAAAgtattttatatgaaaaaataaacaCATCCACGTtgttactttatattttatatgaaaaagtaaACATCTAtgctaaaataaataaacatgtGTAATATATGAAAATAAACAGAACTTAAGTGATATTAAGAAAAACAAAATGTAAACATTTAATAgatagagaaataaaaaaaatacaaacataaTAAGAATAacataactaaaatatttttgaagttgctacttaaattatttttttaatgagtaaaaatttataaaactaagcacttaaattaatttctaaagAACTTTAAATTAgacaatttaatttttaataattttttattattagaaaaatcttcaagaattattttgattagacacattattattatttttaataaaattttaacaaattttattgtaggtctaaataaattaaactagtAGTTCCTTTTACAGAAAAATATATTCGCCTAAAaactttaaaataataaaaaattgttaattaccaaaatatttaatttataatatttaaaaattaatttaaatatttactcaaattatataaaatacttTATTCAAATGAGAATATTCATGAAGATGTAAACCAAGCACACACAACAAACAAAATCCTACGTTCCAATTCTGTCGCACAAACTAATGTAATCTGTATGACTAACTAACATCCACCCTTATCATCCAACTGTTATGACTATATGCTAGATATTCACAACTAAATCACAAGACCAAAGCCAGATAGTTGTCTCATCTATTTGATCAATCACCGTTCTTACCATTATACACAGAAAATCTAATACCATGTGCAATCTGTTGTTTGCTTCCTCTAATACCATGTGTAATGTGTCAAATTATTGAATTACTGAGTCATTGGTTAGTCATTGGTTGAACCGATTGATCCaattttatgtaaataaaaaataaaatatagtaaaaaatttagatttaaaaatttaaaatacatatatttactaatattttaaaaatatctagtTATTCTAAACAATATAgaatagaaataataaatattttattaattttattctattgtaaatatttttattttttatattaaaataactattattttcgaattttaataatttattaattagtttatatctattatactattatatactacaagtatttattaaaaaataatattaatagatattatataattatgaaaagaaaataataaataagtttataattactattaaataaaaatataattaatttaaaaatgaatgagcttataattaaaattaaaataaattaaataaaactaaattatttgctaaaaaatatcaatatatattttaatttgcatatataataataacaaataagtTAGCCTAGTGACTACTGTGTATTTTCCTTGAAGAAGGGGGTTCGAACTCCAGACTGATCTTTACCAAGTTTGACTGGTTTTATCGGTTATTGAGATAGAtttagaaaattatttaatttaatcatCTACTAACCTTAAAGTACTTCAAAGCacatataataattaatgatCAACACATGCATACAAATCATAtccataataaaataatattttatttaaaaatatcaatattaCATATAACATGAATATTTTTTGGATACTATAACTATAGATAACTCACATCAGGTAATTAATCAATTTAATCAGAATCATATGTGAGTAAATTGTGTATGATAATGTGATATTAGAGAagactaataattaattagtaatacATAAAAACTACAATATTCTTaaacatataaaattaattattaaatattgttGCTCTTAAACGAAGTAGTAATAGTATAGTCCCAAAGTGATGAAGTTGTTGCTTCTTGGCCAAGGCCGTCATGTGGAGAAATATAATCATGTTTTATTAATGGTGGATTATTATTCTAATGAGTGGAATCCATCACGCTATTTGCTTTACCCATCTCCAATGCCGCAAGCAACTCACAATCTTCAATGTCATTCAGCCACAATCCTAAATTGTCCTCACCAAAAGCTTCACCCGCAATCTCTTTCATTCCATTCATAATATCAATATCACCAAAATCAGTGTCaccaaaattattattattgttattgttgttgttgtctttAGCTACCTCCATGTTCATCCAATCTCCAACACTTGTCATCCTCTCCTCACTCGACAGGTAATCATGGAAAGCCTTCGAATTCTCATTGTTGCTGTTACTTCTCTGATGATCGAGAGTGGTACCGCCAAAAGCACACATCGACTCGTGGTCCAACCTTAAATTCTTGTCTCTAAATCCCATAGACAAATCGCTTTGTGGACAATCTACGTTCTGACATGTATATAGTAATTTGTCCACAAAGTTATTAtcgttattgttgttgttactattattattattattatcaaaatcACACTTTCTTTTTTCACCGCCTCCGGTGCTGCTATTGCCGCTACTGCCGCCACCGCCAAACAAAACATGATCAACAGAATTATTAATAGAGTTTATTGGGGATGACTCAAAGACTTCAATTTCTCCCTCACCGTCTTCCTTATTATTCTCCTCGTCGCTGGACGAAGAAGGAGAAATCTTAAGACACTTGTTGGTAAGTCTCAATAAAGCTTCTTCTTTGTTCACAACTTTGGACCAAGTAGCACTATCTTTGGCAGTCATATTATCTTGCAAGGTCTTTGATTGAGTCACAAGCCTTCTCAATTTCTCCAGGTCAGGAGACATGTGCTTTATAATTGAAGCCAAAACCGAAACCTTCCATGTCTTCTTCAAATCATGGGGTTTCTTATACGGTGGTGGCCCGTGTCCTTGAGCCAAAAGGCCCTGTTCACCCCACCATGCCTCTGACCCATTAGGCCACCACGGTGGGGCCACACCTTTATCCAAAGGATACCTTCTTTGTGGCGGCACACAGTGTTGCATCAGTGATGAAAGAAGAGATCCTAGTGTTTTGTCTTGAAGATCTTGGAGAAGGTGTATGCTTGACGATTCATCTAATTCTCCCTTTTCAAGTAAGGGTAAATACTTTGCAATTGCTGCAGGGGCATTTTGGTCAAATCTAATATCTTCTTTCCACCATTCTCGTAGACTATCCGAGCTTCCAGTAACTGGCTTAcctataaattataattaaaatattttaatatcaaagtGAAGACTGAAGTATgacataaataaaatagtttttaataaaaacatagaaaaatattaaaattatttttgtattaattgttaaataaaaattaaaatataattaacttcataattaaaaattttagataatttaatagttaattatgcttattttaatttctatacCTTTTTCAGGGACGATGCCATAGACGAATCCACGAGCTTTGCAAACCTCCATGATCTTGATCATGTATTTGAGGACAGAGTCTTGTGCCCTAGACATCTTCTTTTTCCTGGACGCTTCTTGCTTGGCTTCTCTGTTCTCAGATTCGTCCATGTTAAGTTTCTCCTTCATCTTTTGGAGAAGGACACGGTCTTTACATATGCGCTTCTTCAGATCTTCATAGTCTATCATTTCATCTTCTGCTGTCAAGGTTACATCAATTTCCTCGTCTTCTGTATCGGACAATTGAACATAGGGAGGATCCATTTCTTCTTGGATCAGCACcatgatgattttttttataaaagaagtCAAGTGAATTGTGAAAAATATCTGTATAGAAGAATAAATAAGAGTAATTGATATTATGTTGCTAGAACTCGTGAAAGTTATGTACGTATATATAGATATCCACGAAGGTTGTAGAATGGCGGTGTTAGAAGGAGCTAACATCAGCAAAATGATCTTAGCTTAGTGGAATTGTATTTAAGTAAATAATTCATAAGAGTGATGGGACAAAGTAGGTATTACTGAGTTGAAATTTGTATAATGTTTATACTTCTTGAAAAGGCTGGTAAATGTGCAATTAACCTGAGAAAATTAAAGGTTGTTTGAGCGAGATAACGAAGAAGATGAGACCTATTTGCATGCACAGTTGGTAACAATATTGGGTGATTAGAATTATAATTCCTATCGtcactaatttttgaaaaaaaaaattacaccatTTGTAGGTtgttgtgtttttttttatcatcatctTTGTCATTCTCATTGTTATTACCTTCcctttttttgtttgatttattttttcttggtttttctctttttcttagtTAAATATCACGAAATTaatttaacaacaacaaaatacaTTATTTAATTGTGAATgacacaaaaaatttttaaaagaccACAAATTTATAACCTTAACTTATTTAAtcaacaaaatatatttaaatatattttaaatttaaaaaatatattaaattattgtaAATGACATAAGAATGACCAAATTTCATATATATTAGTTTAATACCATACaatcaattcaataaaagacgcaataaatatttaaataaagaactataaatccaaaattttaactcattcaaccaacaaaatacatttaaatgtgttttaaaactaaaaaaatatcaataccACTTCATTTAGTTGGGAAAGATATCACggattaaaaaaattctatgtcaaaattaagaaatttttgTGTCAATTAAGAAATTTTCTGTTACATAAATTGTACACAATTTAAaactcttcctcctcctccttttcttcttcatcgtcatcatcatcttctttttttccttctttattttcttcttctccttttacaTTCTCATGGTTCATCTTTTTCTATCCTCTTAATAAGAATATGTGCCGATTAAAAAATTTCGATACTGTTTTTCTAATAAATtatacacaaattaaaatttttcctttagtgcttcttcttgttcttaCCCTCTTGAcatgaataaaaataagaataaagagaaggaaaaaaaaataaaaattattgcaTTATTTAcctagattttttttattttattggtttAATATTGAtagtaattaattataacaaaagTACATGTTTTGTAGTTAACCATATGTACTcttactataattaattatcaacAACAttgtattaataaaataaaaaaaattgataacaATTACCACTAGAAGGAGCAGGgggagaaataaaaaaaacaacaataacaatagaAGAATaacatgaagaaaaaaaatgcccgaaaaaaaaaagtggatAATTCACGTAAAATTTAAACTTAATTGATAAAAACGCTTAAATATTTAACGAGACTCTTAAAAATAAGATCAATTTAGTCTTTATAAATATTGTATAAACTTTATTTTATCCTctaatataattcaaaaatattacatatataGTAAAAATCAGTTATGTACTAAATTATTatagtatatttatatatattaatgcatattattttatatattttttaattaaataattagtcattaaaataatcaaatttatcataatagaataattaaataataaaactgTTTTATAAtagcataataaaaaaattatgaatcgttaaatatgtattttttatactaTGACTAATTTTTTGTATACATATAACATAgttaaattttgtaaattagCTAAATTGACTCAATTATTTAATccataaaatcaaaattatgaCTATCCAAAGACTGTTATAAAATCTatgtcaaaattaataaaatcaagGATTAACTAATATGTATTTAAGAGCACAAATTAAGattatcaatttaatttctttatagaaaaattataaaattaagtttttaatatatttgttatgtaataatttttaaaagtaagatgtttaaattttttaataagaatgAAAAACTTAGTATATATCTTAAAGATACATATtagataaatttattaataactaTTCTTAAATAAAGTAACACGCATAATTAATACTTATTCAGTCATGACTATTAAATTAAagcattattaaaaattaataataataataataataataataataataataataataataataataataatagtcatatatatttttgtccAATTCTTAAAGTAAGATAGTAAATTAGAGTTGTATATACAGCGTAAATCAAATTTCAccattaataatatatattatttttaaatttattttaaaaatataatataaattaataataaaatcaaacaCGTCAAAATAGTGTAGTGGTATTTAAATAaatctaaacataaaaaaaattttgtattttttttattaatacacaatttatgaaaatataaaccaaataaatattattaaatttcatcTCTAGCTAGTATTTAAATATCAATTAAATAGcgctttttataattttgttgaGTAAAAAAGACCGACTccatataaaaaatgaaaatgatgtGAACAGATTTGTCATTTGTGACTCATATGCGCACTCTTATACCAATGAGTTTTGCATAATATAACTTAAAACGTGATCAGATTAATTTTGGCGAGTTCCTACAAATTGATAGATAGATCCCGTaccatatataatataattcaataaatataatatatatatgatCAATAATTC from Arachis stenosperma cultivar V10309 chromosome 9, arast.V10309.gnm1.PFL2, whole genome shotgun sequence encodes the following:
- the LOC130948956 gene encoding putative ETHYLENE INSENSITIVE 3-like 4 protein, translated to MVLIQEEMDPPYVQLSDTEDEEIDVTLTAEDEMIDYEDLKKRICKDRVLLQKMKEKLNMDESENREAKQEASRKKKMSRAQDSVLKYMIKIMEVCKARGFVYGIVPEKGKPVTGSSDSLREWWKEDIRFDQNAPAAIAKYLPLLEKGELDESSSIHLLQDLQDKTLGSLLSSLMQHCVPPQRRYPLDKGVAPPWWPNGSEAWWGEQGLLAQGHGPPPYKKPHDLKKTWKVSVLASIIKHMSPDLEKLRRLVTQSKTLQDNMTAKDSATWSKVVNKEEALLRLTNKCLKISPSSSSDEENNKEDGEGEIEVFESSPINSINNSVDHVLFGGGGSSGNSSTGGGEKRKCDFDNNNNNSNNNNNDNNFVDKLLYTCQNVDCPQSDLSMGFRDKNLRLDHESMCAFGGTTLDHQRSNSNNENSKAFHDYLSSEERMTSVGDWMNMEVAKDNNNNNNNNNFGDTDFGDIDIMNGMKEIAGEAFGEDNLGLWLNDIEDCELLAALEMGKANSVMDSTH